ACTCCTCAGCAATATGCGGAGCGATCGGGGAAAGCAGCTTCACAAACCCTTCAGCAGCATACTTAGGAAGTACGTTTTGCTTATTGGCTTCGTTAACGAATACCATCAATTGAGAGATTCCTGTGTTAAAGCGAAGCCCCTCAAAATCTTCGGTGATCTTTTTCACCGTTTGATGATATACACGTTCAAAGGAATCTGTACCATGCTGATCTTGAATGGACGTGTTAAGCTCACCGTTATCTGCAACAAGCAGACGCCATACACGGTCAAGGAATCTGCGGGATCCATCCAAGCCGGTCGTACTCCATGCGATGGATGCATCTAGCGGTCCCATGAACATTTCATACATACGCAGAGTATCTGCTCCGTGGGAAGCTACGATTTCATCCGGGTTAACCACATTGCCTTTGGATTTACTCATTTTTTCATTGTTTTCACCAAGAATCATTCCCTGGTTGAACAACCGCTGAAACGGCTCTTTTGTGGAAACTACGCCTAGATCGTAAAGAACCTTATGCCAGAATCGCGCGTACAGCAAGTGAAGTACCGCATGCTCTGCACCGCCGATATAGATGTCCACCGGCAGCCAGTGCTTGATTTTCTCTGGATCTGCCAAAGCTTCACTGTTTTTAGGATCGATGTACCTTAGATAGTACCAGCAGCTTCCTGCCCATTGCGGCATGGTATTCGTTTCACGGCGTCCTTTCAAGCCGGTTTCCGGATCAACGACATTCACCCAGTCTTCTACGTTAGCTAAAGGGGATTCACCTGTGCCGGACGGCTTGATCTCTTTGACGATTGGCAAGCGCAGCGGAAGCTCTTCTTCTGGGACGTGTGTCATTGTTCCATCTTCCCAAAGGATGATCGGGATTGGTTCTCCCCAATAACGCTGGCGGGAGAACAGCCAGTCACGCAAACGGAAAGTGATTTTCTTTTCACCCTTGTGATTCTCTACAAGCCAGCTGTTCATTTTCTCAATGGCTTCTTCTTTTTCAAGACCGTTCAAGAAATCTGAATTAACATGTTTGCCGTCTCCTGCGTAGGCAGCTGTCTGTACGTCTCCGCCTTCTACGACTTCGATAATCGGAAGGTCAAATTTCACAGCAAATTCATGGTCACGCTCATCATGCCCAGGAACGGCCATGATCGCACCTGTACCATAGGTGGCAAGTACATAATCAGCGATCCAGATTGGCACCTTCTTGCCGTTTACCGGATTAACGGCATATGCGCCTGTGAACACACCGGTTTTTTCTTTGGCCAGCTCTGTACGCTCAAGATCGGATTTGGTTGCTACATCATTCTTATATTGTTCTACTGCTTCACTCTGCTCTTCTGTTGTAATTTCATTCACATAAGAGTGCTCAGGAGCAAGGACAAGGTACGTCGCCCCAAAAAGCGTATCCGGACGAGTCGTAAACACCGTTACCTGTTTGTCATGTCCGTCAATTCCAAAATGAACTTCCGCACCTTCTGAACGGCCGATCCAGTTTCTTTGCATCTCTTTCAAGCTTTCAGGCCAATCCAGCTCTTCCAAATCTTCAAGCAAACGGTCCGCATAAGCCGTAATTTTCAGCATCCACTGTCTCATCGGCTTACGGACGACGGGATGGCCGCCCCGCTCGCTCTTGCCGTCGATGACTTCTTCATTGGCAAGTACTGTGCCAAGCGCTTCACACCAGTTAACAGGCACTTCATCAACATAGGCCAATCCTTTTTTATACAGCTGGATGAAAATCCACTGTGTCCATTTGTAGTATTCCGGATCAGTTGTGTTTACTTCACGGTCCCAGTCATAAGAGAAGCCTAGCTCTTTGATCTGGCGGCGGAATGTATTGATGTTCTTTTCAGTAAACTCGGCAGGGTCATTACCGGTATCAAGCGCATATTGCTCAGCCGGAAGACCGAACGCATCCCATCCCATTGGGTGTAGCACGTTATAATCCTGCATGCGTTTCATTCGGGAAAGGATGTCCGTTGCTGTGTAACCTTCCGGATGTCCTACGTGAAGACCGGC
This genomic stretch from Fictibacillus marinisediminis harbors:
- the leuS gene encoding leucine--tRNA ligase; this encodes MHYDHKKIEPKWQQYWEKNKTFKTEEEYSKKKFYALDMFPYPSGAGLHVGHPEGYTATDILSRMKRMQDYNVLHPMGWDAFGLPAEQYALDTGNDPAEFTEKNINTFRRQIKELGFSYDWDREVNTTDPEYYKWTQWIFIQLYKKGLAYVDEVPVNWCEALGTVLANEEVIDGKSERGGHPVVRKPMRQWMLKITAYADRLLEDLEELDWPESLKEMQRNWIGRSEGAEVHFGIDGHDKQVTVFTTRPDTLFGATYLVLAPEHSYVNEITTEEQSEAVEQYKNDVATKSDLERTELAKEKTGVFTGAYAVNPVNGKKVPIWIADYVLATYGTGAIMAVPGHDERDHEFAVKFDLPIIEVVEGGDVQTAAYAGDGKHVNSDFLNGLEKEEAIEKMNSWLVENHKGEKKITFRLRDWLFSRQRYWGEPIPIILWEDGTMTHVPEEELPLRLPIVKEIKPSGTGESPLANVEDWVNVVDPETGLKGRRETNTMPQWAGSCWYYLRYIDPKNSEALADPEKIKHWLPVDIYIGGAEHAVLHLLYARFWHKVLYDLGVVSTKEPFQRLFNQGMILGENNEKMSKSKGNVVNPDEIVASHGADTLRMYEMFMGPLDASIAWSTTGLDGSRRFLDRVWRLLVADNGELNTSIQDQHGTDSFERVYHQTVKKITEDFEGLRFNTGISQLMVFVNEANKQNVLPKYAAEGFVKLLSPIAPHIAEELWEKLGHSGSIAYEAWPVWDEAKLVEKEVEIVVQINGKVKAKLSVPADITREDMEQAAMDSDAVQSSIEGKTVRKVIAVPGKLVNIVAN